One genomic segment of Stigmatopora argus isolate UIUO_Sarg chromosome 3, RoL_Sarg_1.0, whole genome shotgun sequence includes these proteins:
- the ribc2 gene encoding RIB43A-like with coiled-coils protein 2, translating into MMMNKIELLSDVKVQFRRDNEERRRARLFDDKLRSIGIDKEFLDKQVAEKIAKKQAEKEEQKACNAATMETFLLPNQQVKDKDPSQKAIVDFGLHCPQPNSVPRCQGHLTMLPGLHGEDPDREGRVQRQKEQLRGWLIQQRDEQAAEKHRKEMEKQQDDRNRVLMDNEAVSLHNKDLERRKAAAVVTKEWNINTMTNREERDCQVCNEEATQEQGPHLSCMGAPGLCPSIDRKPPPESLTQIRVFQKHQTEEKMMAELRMQGEESRHDGIRLNSARMAELLERKQARNRKHFRRHLDIVNKQLAQTQQNRKEELRHGHIEESFFSQFNTSCR; encoded by the exons ATGATGATGAACAAGATTGAATTGTTGTCAGACGTTAAAGTGCAGTTTCGTCGTGATAATGAGGAGCGAAGACGAGCGAGACTGTTTGACGACAAGTTGAGGAGCATCGGA ATTGACAAAGAATTTCTTGACAAGCAAGTGGCTGAGAAGATTGCAAAGAAACAGGcagaaaaggaagaacaaaaagcTTGCA ATGCAGCAACGATGGAGACTTTCCTGCTTCCTAATCAACAAGTAAAGGATAAAGATCCCTCTCAAAAGGCCATAGTAGACTTTGGCCTTCATTGCCCACAGCCAAATAGCGTTCCCAGGTGTCAAGGTCACCTGACTATGTTGCCCGGTCTGCATGGGGAGGACCCGGACAGAGAGGGTCGAGTGCAGAGGCAGAAGGAGCAACTCCGAGGGTGGCTAATCCAGCAGCGCGATGAGCAGGCCGCGGAAAAGCACAGAAAGGAGATGGAGA AACAGCAAGATGACCGAAACAGGGTCCTTATGGATAATGAGGCTGTAAGTCTCCACAACAAAGATCTGGAGAGGAGAAAAGCAGCAGCAGTGGTAACCAAAGAATGGAACATCAACACA ATGACAAATAGAGAAGAAAGAGATTGCCAGGTGTGTAATGAAGAAGCTACCCAGGAGCAAGGTCCACATTTGAGTTGTATGGGAGCCCCTGGCCTTTGTCCCAGCATCGACAGGAAGCCTCCGCCTGAAAGCTTGACGCAAATCAGGGTTTTCCAAAAGCATCAAACTGAAGAGAAAATG ATGGCAGAATTGAGGATGCAGGGAGAGGAGAGTCGGCACGACGGCATCCGTCTGAATTCAGCTCGGATGGCCGAGCTCTTGGAGAGGAAGCAGGCCCGAAACAGGAAGCACTTTCGACGCCACCTGGACATTGTCAACAAACAGCTGGCACAAACACAACAGAACAG AAAAGAGGAATTAAGGCATGGACACATTGAGGAAAGCTTCTTCTCCCAATTCAACACTAGCTGccgctga
- the ndufa9a gene encoding NADH dehydrogenase [ubiquinone] 1 alpha subcomplex subunit 9, mitochondrial isoform X2: MATLALVSRPVSVLPRLSISASCVSSNQQRKLHHAVIPKGKGGRSSSSGIAATVFGATGFLGRYVVSRLGRIGSQVIIPHRCDQYDTMYFKPMGDLGQIIFLDWDAKNKDSIKRALEHSNVVINLVGKEWETKNYRFEDVFVSIPQQIAKATREAGVTKFVHMSHLNADIRSSSKYLRNKAVGETAVRDEFPDAIIMKPSEMFGREDRFFNYYANMRWFGNAIPLIGLGKKTVKQPVHVADVAKAIVNAIRDPDANGKTYALVGPNRYLLHDLVEYIYAITHRRFFPYPLPRPLFHLVAQMFAMNPFEPWTTPDKVERFHLTDMKYPGLPSLEDLGITPSTVEQRAIEILRRHRRYRFLEADLDATKPAKTVNY, translated from the exons ATGGCGACTCTCGCACTGGTTAGCCGTCCTGTGAGTGTCCTTCCCAGGCTTTCCA TTTCAGCTTCCTGTGTAAGCTCAAATCAGCAGAGGAAGCTGCACCATGCCGTCATCCCCAAAGGGAAGGGCGGCCGTTCTTCATCCAGCGGCATTGCCGCCACCGTATTTGGTGCTACGGGCTTCCTGGGTCGATATGTGGTCAGTCGGCTAG GTCGGATTGGCTCTCAGGTCATAATCCCTCACCGCTGTGATCAGTACGACACCATGTATTTCAAGCCTATGGGGGACCTTGGACAAATCATTTTCCTG GACTGGGATGCCAAGAACAAAGACTCCATCAAACGAGCATTGGAGCACTCCAACGTTGTCATAAATCTTGTGGGAAAAGAATGGGAAACAAA GAATTACCGCTTTGAGGATGTCTTTGTAAGCATCCCTCAGCAGATTGCCAAGGCAACCAGAGAAGCTGGCGTCACCAAGTTCGTCCACATGTCTCACCTCAATGCGGACATCCGCAGCTCTTCCAAATACCTGAGGAACAAG GCTGTGGGTGAGACGGCAGTGAGAGACGAGTTTCCCGACGCAATCATCATGAAGCCTTCAGAGATGTTTGGGAGGGAGGATAGGTTCTTTAACTACTACGCAA ACATGCGTTGGTTCGGCAATGCCATTCCACTCATCGGCCTCGGCAAGAAAACCGTCAAGCAGCCAGTTCAT GTTGCCGACGTGGCAAAGGCCATTGTGAACGCCATCAGAGACCCGGACGCCAACGGCAAGACATACGCGCTGGTTGG tcCTAACAGGTACCTTCTTCACGACCTGGTGGAATACATCTACGCCATCACTCACAGGCGTTTTTTTCCCTATCCCCTCCCGCGCCCACTATTCCA TCTTGTAGCTCAGATGTTCGCAATGAACCCTTTCGAGCCTTGGACAACGCCTGATAAAGTTGAAAGG tttcactTAACTGACATGAAGTACCCAGGACTTCCCAGTCTGGAGGATCTTGGTATCACGCCTTCCACTGTAGAGCAAAGGGCAATTGAGATTCTGCGCCGCCATCGCCGTTACCGTTTTCTGGAAGCTGACCTGGATGCAACAAAGCCAGCCAAGACCGTCAACtactaa
- the ndufa9a gene encoding NADH dehydrogenase [ubiquinone] 1 alpha subcomplex subunit 9, mitochondrial isoform X1 → MATLALVSRPVSVLPRLSKSGCTPAAVSASCVSSNQQRKLHHAVIPKGKGGRSSSSGIAATVFGATGFLGRYVVSRLGRIGSQVIIPHRCDQYDTMYFKPMGDLGQIIFLDWDAKNKDSIKRALEHSNVVINLVGKEWETKNYRFEDVFVSIPQQIAKATREAGVTKFVHMSHLNADIRSSSKYLRNKAVGETAVRDEFPDAIIMKPSEMFGREDRFFNYYANMRWFGNAIPLIGLGKKTVKQPVHVADVAKAIVNAIRDPDANGKTYALVGPNRYLLHDLVEYIYAITHRRFFPYPLPRPLFHLVAQMFAMNPFEPWTTPDKVERFHLTDMKYPGLPSLEDLGITPSTVEQRAIEILRRHRRYRFLEADLDATKPAKTVNY, encoded by the exons ATGGCGACTCTCGCACTGGTTAGCCGTCCTGTGAGTGTCCTTCCCAGGCTTTCCA AGAGTGGCTGTACCCCTGCTGCAGTTTCAGCTTCCTGTGTAAGCTCAAATCAGCAGAGGAAGCTGCACCATGCCGTCATCCCCAAAGGGAAGGGCGGCCGTTCTTCATCCAGCGGCATTGCCGCCACCGTATTTGGTGCTACGGGCTTCCTGGGTCGATATGTGGTCAGTCGGCTAG GTCGGATTGGCTCTCAGGTCATAATCCCTCACCGCTGTGATCAGTACGACACCATGTATTTCAAGCCTATGGGGGACCTTGGACAAATCATTTTCCTG GACTGGGATGCCAAGAACAAAGACTCCATCAAACGAGCATTGGAGCACTCCAACGTTGTCATAAATCTTGTGGGAAAAGAATGGGAAACAAA GAATTACCGCTTTGAGGATGTCTTTGTAAGCATCCCTCAGCAGATTGCCAAGGCAACCAGAGAAGCTGGCGTCACCAAGTTCGTCCACATGTCTCACCTCAATGCGGACATCCGCAGCTCTTCCAAATACCTGAGGAACAAG GCTGTGGGTGAGACGGCAGTGAGAGACGAGTTTCCCGACGCAATCATCATGAAGCCTTCAGAGATGTTTGGGAGGGAGGATAGGTTCTTTAACTACTACGCAA ACATGCGTTGGTTCGGCAATGCCATTCCACTCATCGGCCTCGGCAAGAAAACCGTCAAGCAGCCAGTTCAT GTTGCCGACGTGGCAAAGGCCATTGTGAACGCCATCAGAGACCCGGACGCCAACGGCAAGACATACGCGCTGGTTGG tcCTAACAGGTACCTTCTTCACGACCTGGTGGAATACATCTACGCCATCACTCACAGGCGTTTTTTTCCCTATCCCCTCCCGCGCCCACTATTCCA TCTTGTAGCTCAGATGTTCGCAATGAACCCTTTCGAGCCTTGGACAACGCCTGATAAAGTTGAAAGG tttcactTAACTGACATGAAGTACCCAGGACTTCCCAGTCTGGAGGATCTTGGTATCACGCCTTCCACTGTAGAGCAAAGGGCAATTGAGATTCTGCGCCGCCATCGCCGTTACCGTTTTCTGGAAGCTGACCTGGATGCAACAAAGCCAGCCAAGACCGTCAACtactaa